The following are encoded together in the Culex pipiens pallens isolate TS chromosome 1, TS_CPP_V2, whole genome shotgun sequence genome:
- the LOC128092361 gene encoding uncharacterized protein LOC128092361, giving the protein PEPEPEPEPEPEPEPEPEPEPEPEPEPEPEPEPEPEPEPEPEPEPEPEPEPEPEPEPEPEPEPEPEPEPEPEPEPEPEPEPEPEPEPEPEPEPEPEPEPEPEPEPEPEPEPEPEPEPEPEPEPEPEPEPEPEPEPEPEPEPEPEPEPEPEPEPEPEPEPEPEPEPEPEPEPEPEPEPEPEPEVRTRTRTRTRTRTRTRTRTRTRTEPEPEPEPEPEPEPEPEPEPEPEPEPEPEPEPEPEPEPEPEPEPEPEPEPEPEPEPEPEPEPEPEPEPEPEPEPEPEPEPEPEPEPEPEPEPEPEPEPEPEPEPEPEPEPEPEPEPEPEPEPEPEPEPEPEPEPEPEPEPEPEPEPEPEPEPEPEPEPEPEPEPEPEPEPEPRN; this is encoded by the coding sequence ccagaaccagaaccagaaccagaaccagaaccagaaccagaaccagaaccagaaccagaaccagaaccagaaccagaaccagaaccagaaccagaaccagaaccagaaccagaaccagaaccagaaccagaaccagaaccagaaccagaaccagaaccagaaccagaaccagaaccagaaccagaaccagaaccagaaccagaaccagaaccagaaccagaaccagaaccagaaccagaaccagaaccagaaccagaaccagaaccagaaccagaaccagaaccagaaccagaaccagaaccagaaccagaaccagaaccagaaccagaaccagaaccagaaccagaaccagaaccagaaccagaaccagaaccagaaccagaaccagaaccagaaccagaaccagaaccagaaccagaaccagaaccagaaccagaaccagaaccagaaccagaaccagaaccagaaccagaaccagaaccagaaccagaaccagaaccagaaccagaaccagaaccagaaccagaaccagaaccagaaccagaagtcagaaccagaaccagaaccagaaccagaaccagaaccagaaccagaaccagaaccagaaccagaacagaaccagaaccagaaccagaaccagaaccagaaccagaaccagaaccagaaccagaaccagaaccagaaccagaaccagaaccagaaccagaaccagaaccagaaccagaaccagaaccagaaccagaaccagaaccagaaccagaaccagaaccagaaccagaaccagaaccagaaccagaaccagaaccagaaccagaaccagaaccagaaccagaaccagaaccagaaccagaaccagaaccagaaccagaaccagaaccagaaccagaaccagaaccagaaccagaaccagaaccagaaccagaaccagaaccagaaccagaaccagaaccagaaccagaaccagaaccagaaccagaaccagaaccagaaccagaaccagaaccagaaccagaaccagaaccagaaccagaaccagaaccagaaccagaaccagaaccagaaccagaaccagaaccagaaccagaaccagaaccagaaccagaaccagaaccagaaccagaaccagaaccaagAAACTAA